The genomic interval AGCGACGAGGCGGAGCCCGCAACGGCCGAGGCCCCCGAACTGGCGCCCACGGCGCCCCCCGCACCCGGCTACGACGACGCCGAGCGCGAAGCGGTCCTGCGGGTCATGCGGGAGCGCCGCGACATCCGCAACGGCTTCCGCAGCGACCCCATCCCGCACGAGGTGCTGCTGCGCGTCCTGGAGGCCGCGCACACGGCGCCCAGCGTGGGCCACTCGCAGCCGTGGGACTTCGTGGTCATCCGGTCCGCCGAGACGCGCCGCTCGATGCACGAGCTGGCGCAGCAGCAGCGGGAGGCGTACGCCAAGTCCCTGCCGAAGGCACGGGCGAAGCAGTTCAAGGAACTGAAGATCGAGGCGATCCTCGACACCCCGGTCAACATCGTCGTGACCGCCGACCCGACGCGCGGCGGCCGCCACACGCTCGGCCGGCACACACAGCCGCAGATGGCCCCGTACTCGTCGGCGCTCGCCGTCGAGAATCTCTGGCTGGCGGCGCGCGCCGAGGGCCTGGGCGTCGGCTGGGTCAGCTTCTTCGACGAGCGCGAGATGGTGCGCGCGCTGGGCCTGCCGGAGCACCTGGAGATCGTGGCGTACCTCTGCGTGGGGTACGTGGACGAGTTCCCCGAGGACCCGGAGCTGATGCAGGCGGGCTGGTCGAAGCGGCGTCCGCTGTCCTGGGTCGTCCACGAGGAGACGTACGGCCGCCGCGCCCTGCCCGGCGAGGCGCCGCACGACCTGCTCCAGGAGACGATCTCCAACATCCGCCCGCTGGACGCCAAGGCGCTCGGCGAGGCGTGGGAGCGCCAGAAGCGGATGACCAAGCCGGCCGGTGCGCTCGGCATGCTGGAGATCATCTCGGCGCAGCTGGCCGGGCTCTCCCGGATGTGCCCGCCGCCGATCCCGGAGCCGGCGGCCGTCGCGGTGTTCGCGGGCGACCACGGGGTGCACGCGCAGGGTGTCACGGCGTGGCCCCAGGAGGTCACCGGCCAGATGATCGCCAACATGCTCGGCGGCGGCGCGGTGTGCAACGCCTTCGCGTCCCAGGTCGGCGCCGAGGTGTGCGTGGTCGACGTGGGCGCGGTCGCGGAACTGCCCCCGATGCCGGGCCTGCTGCCCCGCAAGGTACGGGCGGGCACGGCGGACTTCACCACGGGCCCGGCGCTTACCCGCGAGGAGGTCCACGCGGCGATCGAGGTCGGCATCGAGACCGCCCGCGACCTGGTGGCGGCGGGCAACAAGGGCCTGCTGACCGGCGAGATGGGCATCGCGAACACGACGGCGTCGGCCGCCCTGATCTGCGTGTACACGGGGATGGACCCGGCCGAGATCACGGGCCGGGGCACCGGGATCAACGACGAGATGCACGCCCGCAAGATCGACGTGGTGCGGCGCGCCCTGGAACTCCACCAGCCCGACCCGGCGGACCCGATCGGCGTCCTGGCGGCCGTCGGCGGCCTGGAGCACGCGGCGATGGCCGGCTTCCTGCTGGGCGGCGCTTCGCTCCGTACGCCGGTCATCCTGGACGGCGTGAGCGCGGGCGCGGCAGCCCTGGTGGCCCGGGCGATCGCCCCGGAGGCCCTGGCCGCGTGCATCGCCGGCCACCGCAGCGCGGAGCCGGGCCATGTGGCCGCGCTCAACAAGCTGGGCCTGCGCCCGCTGGTCGACCTGGACCTGCGCCTCGGCGAGGGCACGGGCGCGTTGCTCGCCCTTCCGATCGTGCAGAGCGCTGCGCGCGCGATGCACGAGGTGGCGACGTTCGACTCGGCGGGCGTCACGGAGAAGTAGCGCGGCACGTTGCGGGGGCCCTGCCCCCGTACCCCCGCTCCTCAATCGCCGCAGGGGCTTGATTTGGCGCGGCCACTCTCAGCCCCACCGGCGTTCGAGGCGCGGGGTCCGGGGCGGCGCCCCGGTTTCGGGAAGGGGCGGGGAGGGGGCAAGGCCCGCCGCAGGCGCACCCCTCCCACCCCGTATCGTGAACACCACCCACCTCGCCGCTCCATCGCCGCAGCGGCCCGCGCTTCCGCACCGCCCCGAGGAGCCCGCACCACCATGGCCGAGCACGCCGATCGCCCCGCCTACCCCGTCGGACTGCGCCTCAACGGGCGCCGCGTAGTCGTCGTCGGCGGCGGCCAAGTCGCGCAGCGCCGCCTCCCCGCCCTCATCGCGGCCGGCGCCGACGTCACCCTCGTGTCGCCGTCCGCCACCCCCTCCGTCGAGGCGATGGCGGACGCCGGCGAGATCCGCTGGGAGCGCCGCAGGTACGCCGAAGGCGACCTCACCGACACCTGGTACGCGCTCATCGCGACCGACGACGACGCCGCCAACGAGGCCGCGTCCGCCGAGGCCGAACGCACCCGCACCTGGTGCGTCCGCAGCGACGACGCCGAGGCGGCCACCGCCTGGACGCCCGCCACCGGCCGCAGCGAGGGCGTCACCGTCGCCGTGCTCACCGCCGGCGCCCACGGCCGCGACCCGCGCCACTCCGCCGCCGTCCGCGACGCGATCGTGGAGGGCCTGCGCGACGGCAGCATCGCCGCCCCGCACCACCGCACCCGGACCGCCGGCGTCGCCCTGGTCGGCGGCGGCCCCGGCGACCCGGACCTCATCACCGTCCGGGGCCGCCGCCTCCTCGCCGAGGCGGACGTCGTCATCGCCGACCGCCTCGGCCCCCGCGACCTCCTGGACGAGCTCCCGCCGCACGTCGAGGTCATCGACGCCGCGAAGATCCCGTACGGCCGCTACATGGCCCAGGAGGCCATCAACAACGCGCTGATCGAGCACGCCAAGGCAGGCAAGGCGGTCGTCCGGCTCAAGGGCGGCGACCCGTTCGTCTTCGGCCGGGGCATGGAGGAGGCCCAGGCGCTCGCCGCCGAGGGCATCCCGTGCACCGTCGTGCCCGGCATCTCCAGCTCCATCTCGGTCCCCGGCGCGGCCGGCATCCCCGTCACCCACCGGGGCGTCGCCCACGAGTTCACCGTGGTCAGCGGGCACGTCGCCCCCGACGACGCACGCTCCCTCGTCGACTGGGCCGCCCTCGCCAAGCTGCGCGGCACCCTGGTGCTCCTGATGGCCGTCGACAAGATCGGCGCCATCGCCCGTACGCTCGTGGAGCACGGCCGCGCGCCCGAGACCCCGGTCGCCCTCGTCCAGGAGGGCACCACGGCCGCCCAGCGCCGCGTCGACGCGACCCTCGCGACGGTGGCCGAGCGGGTGGCCGCCGAGGACGTCCGCCCGCCCGCCGTCATCGTCATCGGCGCCGTCGTGGAGGTCGGCGTCAACCATGGCTGAAGCCCTCACCGTCGACACCCCCGACGACCCCCGCCTCGCCGACTACGTCAGCCTCACCGACGTGGAACTCCGGCGCAGGAAGGAGCCCGCCGAGGGCCTCTTCATCGCCGAGGGCGAGAAGGTCATCCGCCGCGCCCGCCAGGCCGGGTACGAGATGCGCTCCATGCTGCTCTCGGCGAAGTGGGCCGACCGGATGCGGGACGTCATCGAGGAGACCGACGCCCCCGTCTACACGGTCGCCCCGGACCTCGCAGAACGCGTCACCGGCTACCACGTCCACCGGGGCGCCCTCGCGTCCATGCAGCGCAAGCCCCTCCCGACCGCAGCCGAAGTCCTCCGCACGGCCCGCCGCGTGGCCGTCATGGAGGCCGTCAACGACCATACGAACATCGGCGCGATCTTCCGCAGCGCCGCCGCCCTCGGGATGGACGCCGTCCTGCTCTCGCCGGACTGCGCCGACCCGCTCTACCGGCGCTCCGTCAAGGTCTCGATGGGCGCGGTGTTCTCCGTGCCGTACGCCCGTCTCGACGCCTGGCCGCAGGGGCTGGAAGCCGTACGCGAGGCCGGGTTCACGGTGCTCGCGCTGACGCCCGCCGAGAAGGCCGTCAGCATCGAGGAGGCGGCGCCGCACCGGATGGACCGGGTCGCCCTGATGCTCGGCGCCGAGGGCGACGGCCTCTCCGCCCGGGCCCTCGCCGCCGCCGACCGGTGGGTGCGCATCCCGATGGCCCACGGAGTGGACTCGCTGAACGTCGGCGCGGCGGCCGCGGTCGCGTTCTACGCGGTGGCCACGGGTCGCCCCGAGAGCTGATTACTGGCTCTGGCTCGGACCGTGCCCCAGGTCCACGCCCAGCCCCCGGGCCGGGCCCTGGCAGCCCTGCGCCGCCGCGATCCCCAGCGCCACCAGCAGCGTCACCACCACGAAGACGACGAGCCGCTGCCGCAGCAGCTTCGGGTTGGCCGGGCGCCGTCCCGTCGAGGTGGTCCGGGTGCCGGGCCGGGTGCCCGGCCTGCCGTTCGTCCCGTTGGTGCCCTGCGGACGCCTCGCCGGCCGCGCCGTCCCGCGCGGCGGCTGCTGCTGCGCCGGCCGGCCGCCCCCGGTGCGGGCGGGGGCGGAACGCGCCGCCGACGGCCGGTTCTGCGGGCGCGACCCGGGCGCCGGACCGGCCGCCCGGCGGGTCTGCTGCTCGGTGTACGGGCCGTCCAGCCGGCCGGTCGGGCGGTCCGCCTCCTGGGCCGAACGCTGGACGGGCGGCCGGCTCTCGTGCAGCCCCTGCGCCTCGCGCGCCGCGATCTCCTTCAGCCGCATCGACAGCTGGAGCGTGCTCGGCCGCTCCTCCGGGTCCTTCGCCAGGCAGGCGCTCACCAGCGGCGCCAGCGCGTCGTGCACATCGAAGAGCTGGGGCTCCTCGTGCACCACGCGATACAGCATCACCTCGGAACTGCCGTGCCCGAAGGGCGAGTCGGCCATCGCCGCATACGCCAGCGTCGCCCCGAGCGAGAACACGTCCGTCGCCGGCGTCACCGCCGCCCCGCGCACCTGCTCGGGCGCGAGGAAGCCGGGCGAGCCCACCGCCGTACCGACGTGCGTCAGCGTGGACGCGCCCGTCGACCAGGCGATTCCGAAGTCGATGATCCGGGGGCCCTTGGGGGAGAGGAGGATGTTCGAAGGCTTCAGGTCCCGGTGGACCACCCCGGCCTCGTGCACCGCGACCAGGCCCTCGGAGAGCGCCGCCCCGATCGAGGCCACCTCCGCGGCCGACAGCGGGCCCTCCTCGGCCACCTTGTCGTGCAGCGAGGGCCCCGGAACGTACTGCGTGGCGAACCAGGGGCGGTCCGCCTCCAGATCGGCGGCGACCAGCCGGGCCGTACACCCGCCGCGGATCCGCCGGGCCGCGGACACCTCGCGCGCGAACCGCGAACGGAACTCCTGATCCTCCGCCAGGTCCGGGCGGATCACCTTCAGCGCGACGCGCTGGCCCCGCCGGTCCGAACCCAGGTAGACGACACCCATCCCGCCGGCCCCGAGCCGCCGGTGCAGCCTGAACGAGCCGACGACACGCGGGTCCTCGCGCCGGAGCCGCATCATCGCCATGTCTGCCCATCCCCGCTGCCTGGTACGCCTGACGAGGCACAGCTTACGTACCCGCCGCCCGGGGCGCTCAGAGGCCGCGCCCTCAACGGGGATCCGATTGTCAGTGGCGGGTGGGAGACTTGAGGAGTGGTCAGGGAGCCGCGGATCCAGGCGCCCCGGCCCGTGCGAGATCTCAAAGGTCCGTCGCAGAAGGGGGATTGGATCAATGAAGGGCGATCGAGTCGAGATAGTCGTGGACGCCGGGGACAGCACCCGGACCTACGAGGTGGTGGCCTCCCGGGCAGGCCGCCGGGTGGAGACCGCGGTCCGCCGGGGCGTGGTCGAAGTGAGTGAAGTCACCCGGAACGGGTCCGTGGTGCGCACGGCCCGCTTCATGGCGACCAGGGTCCTCGCCCTGGTCGAACAGCCGGTCCCCAGGGAGGACAGCTCCGAGCGTCCCCTCCGGGAAGACCCCAAGCCCGCGTAGTCCGGTCTCCACCCAGGGGAGTACGCCG from Streptomyces drozdowiczii carries:
- the cobA gene encoding uroporphyrinogen-III C-methyltransferase produces the protein MAEHADRPAYPVGLRLNGRRVVVVGGGQVAQRRLPALIAAGADVTLVSPSATPSVEAMADAGEIRWERRRYAEGDLTDTWYALIATDDDAANEAASAEAERTRTWCVRSDDAEAATAWTPATGRSEGVTVAVLTAGAHGRDPRHSAAVRDAIVEGLRDGSIAAPHHRTRTAGVALVGGGPGDPDLITVRGRRLLAEADVVIADRLGPRDLLDELPPHVEVIDAAKIPYGRYMAQEAINNALIEHAKAGKAVVRLKGGDPFVFGRGMEEAQALAAEGIPCTVVPGISSSISVPGAAGIPVTHRGVAHEFTVVSGHVAPDDARSLVDWAALAKLRGTLVLLMAVDKIGAIARTLVEHGRAPETPVALVQEGTTAAQRRVDATLATVAERVAAEDVRPPAVIVIGAVVEVGVNHG
- a CDS encoding TrmH family RNA methyltransferase, which produces MAEALTVDTPDDPRLADYVSLTDVELRRRKEPAEGLFIAEGEKVIRRARQAGYEMRSMLLSAKWADRMRDVIEETDAPVYTVAPDLAERVTGYHVHRGALASMQRKPLPTAAEVLRTARRVAVMEAVNDHTNIGAIFRSAAALGMDAVLLSPDCADPLYRRSVKVSMGAVFSVPYARLDAWPQGLEAVREAGFTVLALTPAEKAVSIEEAAPHRMDRVALMLGAEGDGLSARALAAADRWVRIPMAHGVDSLNVGAAAAVAFYAVATGRPES
- a CDS encoding serine/threonine-protein kinase — its product is MAMMRLRREDPRVVGSFRLHRRLGAGGMGVVYLGSDRRGQRVALKVIRPDLAEDQEFRSRFAREVSAARRIRGGCTARLVAADLEADRPWFATQYVPGPSLHDKVAEEGPLSAAEVASIGAALSEGLVAVHEAGVVHRDLKPSNILLSPKGPRIIDFGIAWSTGASTLTHVGTAVGSPGFLAPEQVRGAAVTPATDVFSLGATLAYAAMADSPFGHGSSEVMLYRVVHEEPQLFDVHDALAPLVSACLAKDPEERPSTLQLSMRLKEIAAREAQGLHESRPPVQRSAQEADRPTGRLDGPYTEQQTRRAAGPAPGSRPQNRPSAARSAPARTGGGRPAQQQPPRGTARPARRPQGTNGTNGRPGTRPGTRTTSTGRRPANPKLLRQRLVVFVVVTLLVALGIAAAQGCQGPARGLGVDLGHGPSQSQ